From the genome of Helicoverpa zea isolate HzStark_Cry1AcR chromosome 1, ilHelZeax1.1, whole genome shotgun sequence, one region includes:
- the LOC124632853 gene encoding heat shock protein Hsp-12.2-like: MSLAPYWFRHLRNLAASRDPFTRVFEDPFSVFGRDPFFSRDPVKFIKAVTAPVEHVEGVYSDHEVKIDGKKVEVHLDVQNFTPDQIQVKTVGNEIMVEGKKEIKKEDGWTRSHFERRFLLPEGFPPERVECHLDKGKLKLVAFRAEPLTERTIPIQDKSSGSGEKS, translated from the coding sequence atgtcACTCGCGCCGTATTGGTTTCGTCATCTGAGGAATCTGGCGGCCAGCCGGGATCCTTTCACCAGAGTTTTTGAGGATCCCTTCTCAGTGTTCGGGAGGGATCCATTCTTCAGCAGAGACCCGGTGAAGTTCATCAAGGCAGTGACAGCGCCGGTCGAGCACGTCGAAGGCGTGTACTCCGATCACGAAGTAAAAATCGACGGGAAGAAAGTGGAAGTGCATTTGGACGTGCAGAATTTCACCCCGGACCAGATCCAAGTGAAAACAGTGGGCAATGAAATCATGGTGGAAGGAAAGAAGGAGATTAAGAAGGAGGACGGTTGGACGAGGAGTCACTTCGAGAGGAGATTCCTGCTGCCCGAAGGTTTCCCCCCGGAGCGCGTGGAGTGTCATCTCGATAAAGGCAAACTGAAGCTGGTGGCGTTTAGAGCTGAACCCCTGACGGAGCGAACCATACCCATACAGGATAAGTCCAGTGGCAGTGGTGAAAAGTCTTGA
- the LOC124631534 gene encoding uncharacterized protein LOC124631534, with the protein MQKIIVVIVVALICTVLCQPLDLEINEDGSKEVHHHLSKRFINPMFALGGGGDSGVSKMRTKRQAEECEKLSLCKLHARSQHSFFAAFQLYFVNKENARLWDHQARSAADCEARYGCYE; encoded by the exons atgCAGAAAATTATAGTAGTGATTGTTGTAGCTTTAATTTGTACAGTTTTGTGTCAGCCTTtggatttagaaataaatg AAGATGGCTCTAAGGAGGTTCATCATCACCTGAGCAAGAGGTTCATCAATCCAATGTTCGCGTTGGGAGGAGGGGGAGACAGCGGAGTCAGCAAAATGAGGACCAAGCGACA AGCCGAAGAGTGTGAGAAACTGTCGCTATGTAAACTTCACGCTAGATCACAGCACAGCTTTTTTGCTGCTTTCCAGCTGTACTTCGTCAA CAAAGAGAATGCCAGGCTATGGGACCACCAAGCGAGATCGGCTGCCGACTGCGAAGCGCGCTACGGATGTTACGAATAA
- the LOC124631466 gene encoding nodal modulator 1 translates to MALIGDIGRLFLPIILLLLSTKCSANDILGCGGFVKSHVPLDFSKIEIGLYTKEGSLKEKTECAPTNGYYFLPLYEKGEYVLKVHPPAGWSFEPSEVNLSVDGVTDQCSSGQDVNFAFNGFGIAGRVITAGQKQGPSGIAIQLVDDKGQVRNTVTTVGGDFHFTPVIPGKYTVKASHPKWKLDPAQAVVQVKEGNTALPVGVIAVKGYDVSGSVTSFGSPIGGVYVLLYSKEESPKFRVEGCNTALLQGVPDAPICHSITNANGEFNFGLVPAGEYKLMALPTPPGQVTVSYNVRPEAVPFTVRHDSLFIKHAFEVTGFTVVGTVVKSVGGPGLAGAQVLLDGTPIGKSDAAGKFTLPNLQPSTYTIGFQHEQCELDDIQLVVSATGPRSAPSGRAARWRVCGGVSPGAGRRVLLQAAAAATVQAAAAATVHAAAAATVHAGADGGWCTYLAPGVYNAKVDVSEQEQREGLQYYPLTQKVSVGNAPVEGITFSQLKSRVSGRVQCLLPAACAAVPVTLRPLSPDGGYVGQPMTTVAKDGKYTFEEVLPGSVEISVESDALCWAEARHNVAVTQDHATVPTFEHTGYVLKVHSSHEVDIEYSSASSKGVLSVPAGGSQQCVAAAERYSLTPRGCHRFTPQQADADTSTLVPTTVYFVATAHAVVIKVTSPEPVEDLLLHISTDEHSSKAVGPLVPLKQPGGGYGFEHTLYMADGEVAVVSASSSSLLMSPASPQQVVGRARCQPHALTIRARAALTLRGRLLPPVPQVTLTLTSDDVKQTQVTTEDGTYRFGPLDASKHYKITAEKESYVFTAPDHNGDIIAHKLAEITVELLDDADSTPLQGALVSVSGGSYRRNVASGAAGRLRFASLAPAQYYVKPNMKEYRFTPPHHLVDLPEGQAHHITLRGVRVAWSCSGALVSLGAVGIAGAAVLATPLPQQPTHCAAEEASTEANGAFRIRGLLPNCLYNIQLKESTSAELAGLKLAKAPPVLEVKNNKDIENVRLIAIQPIQITDTNVLVYTPNVEHYKSLRLSLALETSSQSPVYSAKLDAAGLTAHHNPGLMYVLPRLPADNNTYILQLESSLSKATHSYSDEVHYFNSDGRFKHFTIEFLPKVKSSEQEVRQTSLLVIPLLAALGMAYVMRDRILQAITTALATRAARPRPGRAERPDALDRASIDQIVSALNPPSKKAKKKQI, encoded by the exons ATGGCGTTGATTGGTGACATCGGTAGATTATTTTTACCAATAATTTTACTAttattaagtacaaaatgtagTGCAAATGATATTCTAGGATGTGGCGGATTTGTAAAAAGTCATGTTCCATTGGATTTCTCTAAAATAGAAATAGGATT ATATACCAAAGAAGGCAGTTTGAAGGAGAAGACTGAATGTGCCCCTACTAATGGCTATTACTTCCTACCTCTGTACGAGAAAGGGGAATATGTGTTGAAAGTCCACCCCCCAGCCGGGTGGAGCTTTGAGCCGTCTGAGGTGAACTTGTCAGTAGATGGAGTCACGGACCAGTGTTCCTCTGGTCAGGATGTTAACTTCGCGTTCAATGGGTTCGGCATAGCGGGGCGAGTGATCACCGCGGGACAGAAGCAAGGGCCCAGCGGTATTGCCATCCAACTGGTGGATGACAAAGGACAAGTTCGTAACACTGTCACTACAGTTGGTGGTGACTTTCATTTTACACCTGTCATCCCTGGAAAGTATACTGTGAAAGCTTCTCATcctaa GTGGAAGTTAGACCCTGCTCAAGCTGTGGTACAAGTGAAGGAGGGCAACACTGCACTGCCCGTGGGTGTGATTGCAGTGAAGGGTTATGATGTGTCAGGATCAGTCACATCGTTCGGCAGTCCCATCGGAGGGGTCTATGTGCTGTTATATTCAAAGGAG GAAAGTCCTAAATTCCGAGTGGAAGGCTGCAATACGGCTCTCCTGCAAGGTGTACCAGATGCTCCTATCTGCCACTCCATCACCAATGCCAATGGCGAGTTCAACTTCGGCCTGGTACCGGCTGGGGAGTACAAACTTATGGCTCTGCCAACACCGCCTGGACAGGTGACCGTCAGCTACAATGTGAGGCCAGAAGCTGTGCCCTTCACTGTTAGACATGACAGTCTGTTCATTAAACATGCTTTTGAG GTAACTGGGTTCACAGTAGTGGGAACAGTAGTAAAGTCAGTAGGAGGGCCAGGCTTGGCCGGTGCTCAGGTCTTGTTGGACGGCACACCCATTGGCAAGTCTGATGCAGCTGGTAAATTCACTCTGCCCAACCTGCAGCCTTCTACTTACACTATTGGATTCCAACATG AGCAATGTGAACTGGACGACATCCAACTAGTAGTATCAGCAACGGGTCCGCGCAGCGCCCCGTCAGGCCGCGCGGCTCGCTGGCGCGTGTGCGGCGGCGTGAGCCCGGGCGCCGGCCGCCGCGTGCTGCTGCAGGCGGCGGCCGCGGCCACAGTGCAGGCGGCGGCCGCGGCCACAGTGCACGCGGCGGCCGCGGCCACAGTGCACGCGGGGGCTGACGGTGGCTGGTGCACGTACCTCGCGCCTGGCGTTTATAATGCTAAGGTTGATGTGTCGGAGCAAGAGCAGAGAGAGGGATTGCA GTACTACCCCCTAACTCAAAAAGTATCAGTAGGCAACGCTCCCGTAGAAGGCATAACATTCTCCCAGCTGAAGAGTCGCGTGAGTGGTCGCGTGCAGTGCCTGCTGCCCGCCGCCTGCGCCGCCGTGCCCGTCACGCTGCGCCCGCTGTCGCCCGACGGCGGCTATGTCGGCCAGCCCATGACTACTGTGGCTAAAG ATGGCAAATACACATTTGAGGAAGTCCTCCCGGGCAGCGTGGAGATATCAGTGGAGAGCGATGCGCTGTGCTGGGCGGAGGCGCGGCACAACGTGGCGGTGACGCAGGACCACGCCACCGTGCCTACATTCGAGCACACCGGCTACGTGCTCAAAGTGCACTCCTCACATGAAGTTGAT ATTGAGTACAGCAGCGCTTCGTCCAAGGGTGTGCTGAGTGTGCCGGCGGGTGGCAGCCAGCAGTGCGTGGCGGCGGCCGAGCGCTACTCGCTGACGCCGCGCGGCTGCCACCGCTTCACGCCGCAGCAGGCGGACGCCGACACCTCCACGCTCGTGCCTACT ACTGTCTACTTCGTGGCCACAGCCCACGCAGTAGTCATCAAGGTGACGTCACCAGAGCCAGTTGAGGATCTGCTTCTCCACATCAGTACAGACGAGCATTCCTCGAAGGCTGTGGGGCCTCTGGTGCCTCTGAAGCAGCCTGGAGGGGGCTATGGTTTTGAACACACCTTGTATATGGCTGAT GGCGAAGTGGCCGTAGTGTCGGCGTCGTCGTCGTCGCTGCTGATGTCGCCGGCGTCGCCGCAGCAGGTGGTGGGGCGGGCCCGCTGCCAGCCGCACGCACTAACTATCCGTGCTCGCGCCGCGCTGACGCTGCGCGGCCGCCTGCTGCCGCCCGTGCCGCAAGTCACGCTTACGCTCACCTCTG ATGACGTAAAACAAACTCAAGTGACAACAGAAGACGGCACGTACCGCTTCGGTCCGCTCGACGCGTCCAAACATTACAAGATCACCGCCGAGAAGGAGTCCTACGTGTTCACCGCTCCTGATCATAACGGAGATATTATCGCTCATAAACTCGCTGAGATTACTGTCGAACTGCTTGATGATGCTGACAGTACTCCATTACAG GGCGCATTAGTATCAGTGAGCGGCGGGTCGTACCGCCGCAACGTGGCGTCGGGCGCTGCGGGCCGCCTGCGCTTCGCGTCGCTGGCGCCCGCGCAGTACTACGTCAAGCCCAACATGAAGGAGTACCGCTTCACGCCGCCGCACCACCTCGTCGACCTGCCCGAGGGACAGGCGCATCACATCACGCTCAG AGGTGTCCGCGTAGCATGGTCGTGTTCCGGAGCGCTGGTGTCGCTGGGAGCAGTGGGTATAGCGGGCGCTGCGGTGCTGGCCACGCCGCTGCCGCAGCAGCCCACGCACTGCGCCGCCGAGGAGGCCAGCACTGAGGCTAATGGCGCATTCAG AATTCGAGGACTGTTACCGAACTGCTTGTACAACATTCAGCTGAAGGAATCTACTTCCGCAGAGCTGGCTGGACTCAAGCTAGCTAAAGCTCCTCCTGTTTTAGAG gtgaaaaacaacaaagatatcGAGAATGTTCGTCTCATCGCCATTCAGCCGATACAGATCACGGACACGAACGTCCTAGTGTACACTCCTAACGTCGAACACTACAAGTCACTCCGCCTGTCCCTGGCGCTGGAGACCAGTTCCCAGTCCCCAGTGTACTCCGCCAAGTTAGACGCCGCTGGTCTGACCGCCCACCACAACCCCGGGCTGATGTATGTTCTGCCCCGATTACCGGCGGAcaataatacctatatattgCAATTGGAGTCCTCTTTGTCGAAGGCAACACATTCCTATAGTGATGAAGTACATTATTTCAACTCGGATGGACGATTCAAGCATTTTACGATTGAGTTTTTGCCTAAG GTGAAATCCAGTGAGCAAGAAGTCCGTCAGACATCTTTGCTCGTCATCCCCTTGCTGGCTGCACTGGGCATGGCGTACGTCATGCGGGACCGCATCCTGCAAGCGATCACCACAGCACTGGCCACTAGGGCTGCCAG GCCTCGTCCGGGCCGCGCGGAGCGTCCGGACGCGTTGGACCGCGCCAGCATCGACCAGATCGTGTCCGCGCTCAACCCGCCCAGCAAGAAAgccaagaaaaaacaaatataa